Proteins found in one Calorimonas adulescens genomic segment:
- a CDS encoding uroporphyrinogen decarboxylase family protein yields MSDVKLLQQERTKLFHDLYDGKIPKRVPVNANMGVEFCIQYAGLPLAKTQWTMEGVEEAMDRACQITGSDGYPFGFTRFPAPLQILGSKFSVMGSDGFIQHPEVTVMEADEYDELIKNPYDFIMEKALPRTYPELDTDPVTRSLVFAKAAKAFFDSMDEYAKIDAKLSEKYGFYVTPPESVGMALAPFDFIADVLRGFKGISMDVRRCPEKVAEACEALLPLTLKRAIPPVPSKYGQTFMPLHMATFLRESDFEKLYWPTFSRTVQALADVGQPVFMFCEHNWMRYLDYLYELPENTRIAFEFGDPKLVKQKLGKRHILSGLYPMTYLKTATKQQCIDKAKELLDIMAPGGRYYFDFDKSLISLDTANVENYEAVTRYVAENSYYSNAGEPADCDENAGKKFIETGDIKPFKSKYYKTWEEYKAEHPEIPADLEPVIAQKLQMYEEMFFMLF; encoded by the coding sequence ATGTCTGATGTCAAGTTGTTGCAGCAAGAAAGAACGAAGCTTTTTCATGACCTGTATGACGGCAAGATACCCAAAAGGGTTCCCGTTAATGCAAACATGGGCGTGGAATTTTGCATTCAATATGCCGGCCTCCCCCTGGCAAAGACTCAATGGACCATGGAAGGCGTTGAAGAAGCCATGGATAGAGCCTGCCAGATCACAGGTTCCGACGGTTATCCCTTCGGGTTTACAAGATTTCCTGCTCCTCTACAGATATTGGGTTCAAAGTTTTCCGTCATGGGATCCGACGGGTTTATCCAGCATCCAGAAGTTACAGTAATGGAAGCGGATGAGTATGATGAACTTATAAAAAACCCCTACGATTTTATAATGGAAAAAGCTTTGCCCAGAACCTATCCCGAACTAGATACTGATCCTGTGACACGTTCGCTTGTCTTTGCCAAAGCAGCAAAAGCATTTTTTGATTCAATGGATGAATATGCAAAAATTGATGCTAAATTGAGCGAAAAGTACGGCTTTTATGTGACTCCTCCCGAATCCGTCGGGATGGCGCTGGCTCCTTTTGACTTTATCGCGGATGTTCTCAGAGGTTTCAAAGGCATATCCATGGACGTCAGAAGGTGCCCCGAAAAAGTAGCCGAAGCGTGCGAAGCGTTATTGCCTCTCACATTGAAAAGAGCAATTCCTCCGGTCCCTTCAAAATACGGTCAGACATTCATGCCCCTTCATATGGCCACATTCCTAAGGGAAAGCGACTTCGAAAAGCTATACTGGCCCACATTTTCCAGGACGGTGCAGGCTTTAGCGGATGTTGGCCAGCCGGTATTCATGTTTTGTGAGCATAACTGGATGAGATATCTGGACTATTTATACGAACTGCCTGAAAACACAAGAATAGCTTTTGAGTTTGGAGATCCCAAACTTGTTAAACAAAAACTCGGTAAAAGGCATATCCTTTCAGGTCTGTATCCTATGACATACCTTAAAACTGCTACAAAACAGCAATGCATAGATAAAGCAAAAGAATTACTCGACATTATGGCTCCCGGAGGAAGATATTATTTTGATTTTGACAAGAGTCTCATTTCACTTGATACCGCTAATGTGGAAAACTATGAAGCGGTGACCAGATATGTAGCTGAAAATTCTTATTACAGCAATGCTGGTGAACCTGCTGACTGTGATGAAAATGCGGGCAAAAAGTTTATAGAAACTGGCGATATAAAGCCATTTAAATCAAAATACTACAAGACTTGGGAAGAATATAAGGCCGAACACCCAGAGATACCTGCAGATCTCGAGCCTGTAATTGCCCAAAAACTGCAAATGTATGAAGAGATGTTTTTCATGTTGTTTTAA